A single Cucumis melo cultivar AY chromosome 4, USDA_Cmelo_AY_1.0, whole genome shotgun sequence DNA region contains:
- the LOC103487154 gene encoding dof zinc finger protein DOF3.5 — translation MERGWKPMVEISPNCPRCGSSNTKFCYYNNYSLTQPRYFCKGCRRYWTKGGSLRNVPVGGGCRKNRRSPKPLTLTPSPSNPKLHHTNDSDYQRHHCDLSGSDVSPTIDLAVVYANFVNQKPDTRETIPTTNTTSNAAGHFPVSGESGVVGCGNFCEFSMQECGLGASDYQVGGGCFGLEESNNNNENQVDNIEVAARELQLPPLPGEDVVEAWGNSMIMVNNHHRLQPTRVEMFEDPNLLSGNWSPIDLSNYDTFSKGLTNMHI, via the coding sequence ATGGAGAGAGGATGGAAACCTATGGTGGAAATATCACCAAATTGTCCAAGGTGTGGCTCTTCCAATACAAAGTTTTGTTATTACAACAACTATAGTCTTACCCAACCTCGCTACTTTTGCAAAGGTTGTCGTCGCTATTGGACCAAAGGCGGTTCCCTCCGTAATGTTCCTGTTGGTGGGGGTTGTCGGAAGAATCGACGTTCGCCAAAGCCGTTAACCCTAACCCCATCTCCCTCAAACCCTAAATTACACCACACCAACGATAGTGATTACCAACGACACCACTGTGATCTCTCTGGCTCCGACGTATCACCAACCATCGACTTGGCAGTCGTCTACGCCAACTTTGTGAACCAGAAACCAGACACGCGCGAAACTATACCAACAACTAATACCACATCGAACGCAGCTGGTCACTTTCCTGTTTCCGGTGAGAGTGGGGTGGTCGGATGTGGGAATTTTTGTGAGTTTTCCATGCAGGAATGTGGATTGGGGGCCAGTGATTATCAAGTGGGAGGTGGTTGCTTTGGGTTAGAGgagagtaataataataatgaaaatcaagTGGATAACATTGAAGTGGCGGCGCGTGAGCTTCAATTGCCGCCGTTGCCGGGGGAGGACGTGGTGGAAGCATGGGGAAATTCTATGATAATGGTGAATAATCATCATCGTTTGCAACCAACAAGAGTAGAAATGTTTGAAGACCCAAATTTGCTGAGTGGTAATTGGAGCCCTATTGATTTGTCTAATTATGATACATTCTCAAAAGGCTTAACAAATATGCATATATAA
- the LOC103486683 gene encoding E3 ubiquitin-protein ligase PUB23-like: MDEQIEVPHYFLCPISLQIMKDPVTLPSGITYDRHSIETWLFSGKNSSCPVTKLPVSLSDSDLLTPNHTLRRLIQAWCTLNSSYGVERFPTPKPPIHKSQILHIISTSNTSPSSLISSIRRLRSISAESETNRRCVEFAGAPEFLVSVIVDSDSSASHEALSTLHNLRLSDSTFKSLATHPEVLESLTDFMKLQQGTHESSRTYAVLILKSIVEVADPIQLSFLKPELFVQIVEILKDRSSSLQIFKAALGILIAVSPLGRNRLKAVEAGGVGALVEILLSSPEKRVCEMTLTAMDLLCGCADGRAALLAHGGGMAVVSKKILRVSQLGSERAVRILYSVAKFSGSPAVLMEMAQLGIVAKLCLVMQIENGSKTKEKAKEILKMHSRVWKNSPCIPSKLASSYPTN, encoded by the coding sequence ATGGATGAACAAATCGAAGTCCCACACTATTTCCTCTGCCCCATCTCCCTCCAAATCATGAAAGACCCTGTAACTCTCCCCTCCGGTATCACCTACGATCGCCACTCCATTGAAACTTGGCTCTTCTCCGGCAAAAACTCCTCCTGTCCCGTCACTAAACTCCCCGTCTCCCTCTCCGATTCCGATCTCCTCACCCCCAATCACACCCTCCGCCGTCTCATCCAAGCTTGGTGTACTTTGAACTCCTCCTATGGCGTCGAACGTTTCCCCACTCCTAAACCCCCCATTCATAAATCCCAAATCCTTCACATTATTTCCACTTCCAACACTTCCCCTTCTTCCCTAATCTCCTCCATTCGCCGTCTCCGCTCCATTTCCGCCGAGTCTGAAACTAATCGCCGATGCGTTGAATTCGCCGGTGCGCCGGAGTTTTTAGTCTCTGTTATTGTGGATTCTGATTCCTCTGCTTCTCATGAAGCCCTCTCCACTCTGCATAACCTCCGTCTCTCTGATTCAACGTTTAAATCATTGGCTACCCATCCTGAAGTCCTCGAGTCCTTGACCGATTTCATGAAATTACAACAGGGTACTCATGAATCGTCCAGAACGTACGCGGTGTTGATTTTGAAATCGATTGTTGAAGTCGCTGACCCAATTCAACTAAGCTTCTTGAAACCCGAATTGTTTGTGCAAATCGTTGAGATTTTGAAAGATCGATCATCCTCTCTACAGATTTTCAAAGCGGCATTGGGTATTTTGATCGCGGTGAGTCCATTGGGGAGAAACAGACTGAAGGCAGTGGAAGCAGGTGGGGTTGGGGCTTTGGTTGAGATTTTACTGTCGTCGCCGGAAAAAAGAGTATGTGAAATGACATTGACGGCGATGGATTTACTGTGTGGGTGTGCGGATGGAAGAGCGGCGCTGTTGGCACACGGCGGAGGGATGGCGGTGGTTTCGAAGAAGATACTGAGAGTGTCGCAATTGGGGAGTGAAAGGGCGGTAAGGATATTGTATTCGGTGGCTAAATTCTCAGGAAGTCCTGCGGTGTTGATGGAAATGGCGCAATTGGGGATTGTGGCAAAGCTGTGTTTGGTTATGCAAATTGAAAATGGAAGCAAGACGAAGGAGAAAGCTAAAGAGATTTTGAAAATGCATTCTCGTGTTTGGAAGAACTCACCTTGTATTCCCTCTAAATTGGCTTCTTCATATCCTACAAATTAA
- the LOC103486682 gene encoding BEL1-like homeodomain protein 1, whose protein sequence is MATYLHGNSDQFQSSDGGLQTLVLMNPTYVQFSDTPPPPPPPPSHPNLVFFNSPTSAANTFTALTQAPPSSHTQQFVGIPLQTTSAASPTSQDHNSHPLNPHHDISALHGFVPRLQHNIWNQIDPSTAARESARAQQGLSLTLSSQHQQGFGSRDVQSQTQQAVSGEENMRISGGSSSSASGVTNGVAGIQGVLISSKYLKAAQELLDEVVNVTQNGIKSESSPKKATGNQSKAIGDAAAATGTADGSLEGETDGKRAAELTTSERQEIQMKKAKLISMLEEVEQRYRQYHHQMQIVISSFEQAAGAGSARTYTALALQTISKQFRCLKDAITGQIRAANKSLGEEECIGRKMEGSRLKFVDHHLRQQRALQQLGMIQHNAWRPQRGLPERSVSILRAWLFEHFLHPYPKDSDKHMLAKQTGLTRSQVSNWFINARVRLWKPMVEEMYMEEIKEQEQNGNGSTPTTEKSNDDSVSKSIAPPPETKSPNSKQENSPNQNVHPSISISNSSGGNVRNSSGFTLIGTSSELDGITQGSPKKQRGPDILHSSNNNVPFINMDIKPREEEEHQNQTHNPHHNNHHHHLPMKFDEDRQNRDGYSFLGQPHFNIGGFGQYPIGEIARFDADQFTPRFSGNNGVSLTLGLPHCENLSLNPATHQSFLPNQSIHLGRRTEIGKPTDFSAINASTAHSSTAFDTINIQNGKRFAAQLLPDFVA, encoded by the exons ATGGCGACTTACCTTCATGGCAATTCTGATCAATTCCAATCCTCCGATGGCGGCCTTCAAACCCTTGTCTTAATGAATCCAACCTATGTTCAATTCTCCGATACCCCTCcgcctcctcctcctcctccttcccACCCTAATCTCGTCTTCTTCAATTCCCCTACTTCCGCTGCTAATACCTTCACTGCACTCACACAAGCGCCTCCTTCGTCTCATACCCAACAGTTCGTTGGAATTCCATTACAGACGACATCCGCCGCTTCCCCTACATCCCAAGACCATAATTCGCATCCTTTGAATCCTCACCATGATATCTCTGCTTTGCACGGCTTTGTTCCGCGCCTTCAGCATAATATTTGGAACCAAATTGATCCTTCCACGGCGGCGCGTGAGTCTGCACGTGCTCAACAGGGCCTGTCTTTGACCCTTTCTTCTCAACATCAGCAAGGCTTTGGGTCGAGAGATGTTCAATCGCAGACCCAACAAGCGGTTTCTGGTGAGGAGAACATGCGAATCTCCGGCGGATCGAGTTCTTCGGCTTCCGGTGTAACCAATGGTGTGGCTGGAATTCAGGGTGTTTTGATTAGCTCCAAATATCTTAAGGCTGCGCAAGAACTTCTAGATGAAGTTGTTAATGTCACCCAAAATGGAATTAAAAGTGAATCATCTCCAAAGAAGGCTACTGGAAATCAATCGAAGGCGATCGGAGATGCAGCCGCTGCGACCGGAACTGCAGATGGTTCTTTAGAAGGTGAAACCGACGGTAAACGAGCCGCCGAGCTTACAACCTCCGAGAGACAAGAAATTCAGATGAAGAAAGCAAAGCTTATAAGCATGCTTGAAGAG gtGGAACAAAGATACCGACAGTACCACCACCAGATGCAGATAGTGATATCCTCATTCGAGCAGGCCGCTGGAGCCGGTTCGGCGAGAACCTACACCGCGCTTGCACTTCAGACGATTTCGAAGCAATTCCGCTGCTTAAAAGACGCAATTACCGGCCAAATCCGAGCAGCGAACAAGAGTTTGGGTGAAGAAGAATGTAttggaagaaaaatggaaggtTCACGGTTGAAATTCGTCGATCACCATCTCCGGCAACAACGAGCTCTGCAACAATTGGGTATGATTCAACACAATGCTTGGAGACCCCAGAGAGGCTTACCCGAGAGATCTGTTTCGATTCTTCGCGCTTGGCTTTTCGAACACTTCCTCCATCC TTACCCTAAGGATTCCGATAAACACATGCTCGCTAAGCAAACAGGGCTCACAAGAAGTCAG GTTTCGAATTGGTTCATAAACGCGAGAGTTCGACTATGGAAGCCAATGGTGGAAGAGATGTACATGGAAGAAATCAAAGAGCAAGAACAGAACGGCAACGGATCGACACCGACAACAGAAAAAAGCAACGACGATTCAGTTTCGAAATCCATAGCTCCACCACCGGAAACAAAAAGCCCCAATTCAAAACAAGAAAACTCTCCAAATCAAAACGTTCATCCTTCTATCTCAATCTCAAATTCCTCCGGCGGAAATGTTCGTAACTCATCTGGATTTACACTCATCGGAACCTCATCGGAACTCGACGGAATCACACAAGGAAGCCCGAAAAAACAGAGAGGCCCAGACATCCTTCATTCCTCAAACAACAACGTGCCTTTCATAAACATGGACATCAAACctcgagaagaagaagaacatcAAAATCAAACTCACAATCCCCATCATAATAATCATCACCATCATCTTCCAATGAAATTCGATGAAGATAGACAAAACAGAGATGGGTATTCATTTTTAGGCCAACCCCATTTCAACATCGGCGGATTTGGCCAATACCCAATCGGAGAAATCGCTAGATTCGACGCCGATCAGTTCACTCCAAGATTCTCCGGCAACAATGGCGTCTCGTTAACTCTAGGCCTTCCCCATTGCGAAAATCTCTCCTTAAACCCAGCTACCCACCAAAGCTTCCTCCCCAACCAGAGCATCCATTTAGGAAGAAGAACAGAAATTGGAAAACCCACTGATTTTTCTGCCATTAACGCTTCTACAGCTCATTCTTCCACTGCTTTTGATACCATCAACATTCAAAATGGAAAAAGGTTTGCTGCTCAATTACTTCCAGATTTTGTGGCCtaa